One Pelecanus crispus isolate bPelCri1 chromosome 14, bPelCri1.pri, whole genome shotgun sequence genomic window carries:
- the SLC2A4RG gene encoding LOW QUALITY PROTEIN: SLC2A4 regulator (The sequence of the model RefSeq protein was modified relative to this genomic sequence to represent the inferred CDS: substituted 1 base at 1 genomic stop codon) codes for MEPPRPPAVLLAAARRRRRDPPPPSPSQPGGGGGGGGGGAAPKAPLPCGGRGLPAGAEGWLPCLGEPLPRREPASREAMLRVLDAGLERCLALHSAYIPVPQHRKLSGKAGIDEVMAATVLTSLSTSPLVLGHPPAAPRPRXEQPGGEVWKEAPAMSSSCSSSSNTSGDWSWDPPSDRSTPSTPSPPLSSHVPSTFLPAPLPDEGPDEPDGTHFVFGEPIPRKRKNSTKVMFKCLWKSCGKVLSSSSGMQKHIRTMHLGRKADLEQSDGEEDFYYTELDVDVDSLTDGLSSLTPVSPTSSVPPAFPGPEAQGPAPPALPIPDLALASPRSPPAPPGLYHVHTDHAYQGCPAPPRPPVPPAAPAPPPPKPPAVPRRPRGEAKKCRKVYGMENREMWCTACRWKKACQRFLD; via the exons ATGGAGCCTCCGCGCCCGCCCGCGGTGCTGCtggccgctgcccgccgccgccgccgcgatCCTCCGCCGCCTTCTCCTTCCCaacccggcggcggcggcggtggtggtggtggcggcgcCGCCCCGAAG GCTCCTCTCCCCTgcggcggccgggggctgccggcgggaGCCGAGGGCTGGCTGCCGTGCCTGGGGGAGCCGCTGCCGCGCCGGGAGCCGGCCAGCCGGGAAGCGATGCTGCGGGTGCTGGACGCCGGGCTGGAGCGATGCCTGGCGCTGCATTCGGCATACATCCCCGTGCCCCAGCACAG GAAGCTCTCGGGCAAGGCGGGCATCGACGAGGTGATGGCGGCCACGGTGCTCACCAGCCTCTCCACCAGCCCACTGGTGCTCGGCcacccgcccgccgccccccgccccaggtaAGAGC AGCCCGGCGGTGAGGTCTGGAAAGAGGCGCCCGCCAtgtcctccagctgcagcagcagcagcaacaccaGCGGGGACTggagctgggacccccccagcgaCCGCtccaccccctccaccccctcgCCCCCGCTCTCCAGCCACGTCCCCAGCACCTtcctgcccgccccgctgccggaCGAAGGCCCCGATGAGCCCGACGGCACCCACTTCGTCTTCGGAGAGCCCATCCCTCGGAAGAGGAAG AACTCCACCAAGGTGATGTTCAAGTGCTTGTGGAAGAGCTGCGGCAAAgtcctcagcagctcctcagggATGCAGAAGCACATCCGAACCATGCACCTTGG CCGGAAAGCCGACCTCGAGCAGAGCGACGGCGAGGAGGACTTCTACTACACGGAGCTGGACGTGGACGTGGACTCGCTGACGGACGGGCTCTCCAGCCTGACGCCCGTCTCGCCCACCTCCTCGGTGCCGCCCGCCTTCCCCGGCCCCGAGGCGCagggcccggcgccgccggcgTTGCCGATCCCGGACCTGGCGCTGGcgtccccccgcagccccccggccccccccggcctctACCACGTCCACACCGACCACGCGTACCAG ggctgcccggccccgccgcggccaccggtgccccccgccgcgcccgccccgccgccgcccaaGCCACCCGCCGTCCCCAG GAGGCCGCGGGGGGAGGCCAAGAAGTGCCGCAAGGTGTACGGCATGGAGAACCGGGAGATGTGGTGCACGGCGTGCCGCTGGAAGAAGGCCTGCCAGCGCTTCCTCGACTGA